From the Streptomyces nigrescens genome, one window contains:
- a CDS encoding carbohydrate ABC transporter permease, with product MAVQLDGVVDRTAPRTGKGGAPPTRRGGGSRRAARGAPYLLLLPALLATAVLLGWPMVRNILLSFQNLNMKELIQHLTDWRGFGNYQEILGSEQFWRVTLRTLVFTAVNVVLIMVLGVLIGLLLARLGKKMRLTLSLALVLTWAMPVIAATTVFQWLFDSRYGVVNWLLDRLGAHSMAHYDWVGSQLSTFFVITVLIVWQSLPFVALNLYAATTTIPKELYEAARMDGAGTWKVFTSVTFPFLRPFFLATTFLEIIWVFKAFPQIFAINEGGPDRLTETLPIYAFTEGVGNLHFGMGAAISLLTIVVLLVMTAYYLRLTVKQEQQEENEL from the coding sequence ATGGCAGTGCAGCTCGACGGCGTGGTGGACCGGACCGCGCCGCGGACCGGCAAGGGCGGCGCACCGCCCACCCGGCGCGGCGGAGGCAGCCGGCGGGCCGCGCGCGGCGCCCCCTACCTCCTGCTGCTGCCGGCCCTGCTCGCGACCGCGGTCCTCCTGGGCTGGCCCATGGTCCGCAACATCCTGCTCTCCTTCCAGAACCTCAATATGAAGGAGCTGATCCAGCACCTCACCGACTGGCGCGGGTTCGGCAACTACCAGGAGATCCTGGGCAGTGAGCAGTTCTGGCGGGTCACCCTCCGCACCCTCGTCTTCACCGCGGTCAATGTTGTCCTGATCATGGTCCTCGGTGTGCTGATCGGTCTGCTGCTGGCCCGGCTCGGCAAGAAGATGCGGCTGACGCTGTCCCTCGCGCTGGTGCTGACCTGGGCGATGCCGGTGATCGCCGCCACCACCGTCTTCCAGTGGCTCTTCGACTCCCGCTACGGCGTCGTCAACTGGCTGCTGGACAGGCTCGGTGCGCACTCCATGGCCCACTACGACTGGGTCGGCAGCCAGCTGTCGACGTTCTTCGTCATCACCGTTCTGATCGTCTGGCAGTCGCTGCCGTTCGTGGCCCTCAACCTCTACGCCGCCACCACGACCATCCCCAAAGAGCTCTACGAAGCGGCCCGGATGGACGGCGCCGGCACCTGGAAGGTCTTCACCTCCGTCACCTTCCCCTTCCTGCGGCCGTTCTTCCTCGCGACGACGTTTCTGGAGATCATCTGGGTCTTCAAGGCGTTCCCGCAGATCTTCGCCATCAACGAGGGCGGCCCCGACCGGCTCACCGAAACCCTGCCGATCTACGCCTTCACCGAGGGCGTCGGCAACCTCCACTTCGGCATGGGGGCCGCGATCTCCCTGCTGACGATCGTGGTGCTGCTGGTCATGACCGCGTACTACCTGCGCCTGACGGTCAAGCAGGAACAGCAAGAGGAGAACGAGCTGTGA
- a CDS encoding glycoside hydrolase family 3 protein, whose protein sequence is MTPLVRSVRSADTLTRDALAVLQPGFTGTTAPDWLLRRLGEGLVSVGLFGRNVADPAQLAALTGRLRAEREELIVAIDEEGGDVTRLEVRGGSSFPGNHALGAVDDTALTRAVARELGRRLADCGINLNWAPSADVNSNPGNPVIGVRSFGADPQLVARHTAAYVEGLQSAGVAACTKHFPGHGDTAVDSHHDLPRIAVDLPTLQERELVPFRAAVAAGTRAVMSAHILLPALDGEHPATLSPAALHGLLRAPATEGGLGFDGLIVTDGMEMQAISATYGIERGSVLALAAGADAICVGGGLADEDIVLRLRDALVRAVRDGELPEQRLADAAARVRALAGRTRSADVGEGVAPAPGIGLTAARRALRLTAAGPYAPLAEPAYVAAFTPLANIAVGDETPWGVAAELARLLPGTETATCTAEAAAAAGTAALVDGLLTAAAGRRVVAVVRDVHRHPWMAEALSTLLAARPDTAVVEMGVPQAPPQGALHLATHGAARVCAQAAAEALTDQRLSPDE, encoded by the coding sequence ATGACGCCCCTCGTACGCTCCGTACGCTCCGCCGACACCCTCACCCGCGATGCGCTCGCCGTCCTCCAGCCCGGCTTCACCGGCACCACCGCGCCCGACTGGCTGCTCCGCCGGCTCGGCGAGGGCCTGGTCTCGGTCGGCCTCTTCGGCCGCAATGTCGCCGATCCGGCACAACTCGCCGCACTCACCGGCCGGTTGCGCGCCGAACGCGAGGAACTGATCGTCGCCATCGACGAGGAGGGCGGCGATGTCACCCGTCTCGAAGTGCGCGGCGGCTCCTCCTTCCCCGGCAACCATGCGCTCGGTGCCGTCGACGACACCGCCCTGACCCGCGCGGTGGCCCGCGAACTCGGCCGCCGGCTGGCCGACTGCGGCATCAACCTCAACTGGGCCCCCTCCGCCGACGTCAACTCCAACCCCGGCAACCCGGTCATCGGCGTCCGCTCCTTCGGCGCCGATCCGCAGCTGGTCGCGCGGCACACCGCCGCCTATGTCGAGGGCCTGCAGTCCGCGGGCGTCGCCGCCTGCACCAAGCACTTCCCCGGCCACGGCGACACCGCCGTGGACTCCCATCACGACCTGCCGCGTATCGCCGTCGATCTGCCCACCCTCCAGGAGCGCGAACTGGTGCCGTTCCGCGCCGCCGTCGCCGCCGGCACCCGGGCCGTGATGAGCGCCCACATCCTGCTGCCCGCGCTGGACGGTGAGCACCCGGCGACGCTCAGCCCGGCCGCGCTGCACGGTCTGCTGCGGGCCCCCGCCACCGAGGGCGGCCTCGGCTTCGACGGGCTGATCGTCACCGACGGGATGGAGATGCAGGCCATCTCCGCCACCTACGGCATCGAGCGCGGCAGCGTACTGGCCCTCGCGGCCGGTGCCGACGCCATTTGCGTGGGCGGCGGACTGGCGGACGAGGACATCGTGCTGCGACTGCGCGACGCCTTGGTGCGGGCGGTGCGCGACGGCGAACTGCCGGAGCAGCGGCTCGCCGACGCCGCGGCACGGGTGCGTGCCCTGGCGGGCCGGACCCGGAGCGCGGATGTGGGGGAGGGGGTCGCGCCCGCGCCCGGAATCGGCCTCACCGCGGCCCGGCGCGCCCTGCGCCTCACCGCCGCCGGCCCATACGCGCCCCTGGCCGAGCCCGCCTACGTCGCCGCCTTCACCCCCCTCGCCAATATCGCCGTGGGCGACGAGACGCCCTGGGGCGTCGCCGCCGAACTCGCCCGCCTCCTCCCGGGCACCGAGACCGCCACCTGCACCGCCGAAGCCGCCGCCGCGGCCGGCACCGCCGCGCTGGTCGACGGCCTGCTCACCGCGGCCGCCGGACGCCGCGTCGTCGCCGTGGTCCGCGACGTCCACCGCCACCCCTGGATGGCCGAAGCGCTCAGCACCCTCCTCGCCGCCCGCCCCGACACCGCGGTCGTCGAAATGGGCGTCCCCCAGGCCCCACCCCAAGGCGCCCTCCACCTCGCCACCCACGGCGCCGCCCGAGTCTGCGCCCAGGCCGCCGCCGAAGCCCTCACGGACCAGCGGCTTTCGCCCGACGAGTGA
- a CDS encoding extracellular solute-binding protein — MKRGLIAATAVAGMLVGVAACGSGGGEKTGADGFKGQKLTVWVMSGSNPAQWTEQVSAQFKKKTGATVEFKVQQWNGIQQKLSTALSEETPPDVVEIGNTQTAAYAQAGALAELGDLKKEIGADWNEAFNKSSLVDGKQYALPWFAGNRVVMYNKKIWSEAGLKGTPKTRNELFKAFDAIKKKTDAEPLYLPGQNWYFFDGLTLGTGADLVKRQDGKWVSNLGDPKVAKAMDIYKQYQAFSTAPKNKDEATPQQGEVFAKGRTGAVIAMGYEAATALKANPGMKKDIGFFTIPGETADKPEGVFLGGSNFAVAGMGKNQELAKEFLKVALSKQNDRQMVKESGWTPKSPDLADAGKENPAVAAAAPAAEKSGGTTPLIPQWAAVENLPNPIKSYMTAVLGGKSPADAAKDIESEINARLAKQ; from the coding sequence ATGAAGCGTGGGCTCATAGCGGCGACGGCGGTCGCGGGAATGCTGGTGGGTGTCGCTGCCTGTGGGTCCGGCGGCGGCGAGAAGACGGGCGCGGACGGCTTCAAGGGCCAGAAGCTGACCGTCTGGGTGATGAGCGGTTCGAATCCGGCGCAGTGGACCGAGCAGGTCTCCGCGCAGTTCAAGAAGAAGACCGGCGCCACCGTCGAGTTCAAGGTCCAGCAGTGGAACGGAATTCAGCAGAAGCTGAGCACCGCCCTTTCCGAGGAGACCCCGCCGGACGTCGTCGAAATCGGCAACACCCAGACCGCCGCCTATGCCCAGGCCGGTGCCCTGGCCGAACTCGGCGATCTGAAGAAGGAGATCGGCGCCGACTGGAACGAGGCCTTCAACAAGTCGTCGCTCGTCGACGGAAAGCAGTACGCACTGCCGTGGTTCGCCGGAAACCGCGTGGTGATGTACAACAAGAAGATCTGGTCCGAGGCCGGCCTCAAGGGCACCCCCAAGACGCGCAACGAGCTCTTCAAGGCCTTTGACGCCATCAAGAAGAAGACCGACGCCGAGCCGCTGTATCTGCCCGGCCAGAACTGGTACTTCTTCGACGGCCTGACCCTCGGCACCGGTGCCGACCTGGTGAAGCGGCAGGACGGCAAGTGGGTCTCCAACCTCGGCGACCCCAAGGTCGCCAAGGCCATGGACATCTACAAGCAGTACCAGGCCTTCAGCACCGCCCCCAAGAACAAGGACGAGGCCACCCCGCAGCAGGGCGAGGTCTTCGCCAAGGGCCGCACCGGGGCCGTCATCGCCATGGGCTACGAGGCTGCCACCGCCCTCAAGGCCAACCCCGGGATGAAGAAGGACATCGGTTTCTTCACCATCCCCGGGGAGACCGCGGACAAGCCGGAGGGCGTCTTCCTCGGTGGCTCCAATTTCGCCGTCGCCGGAATGGGCAAGAATCAGGAACTCGCCAAGGAATTCCTGAAGGTCGCGCTGTCGAAGCAGAACGACCGGCAGATGGTGAAGGAATCCGGCTGGACTCCGAAATCCCCTGACCTGGCCGATGCCGGAAAGGAGAATCCGGCCGTGGCGGCCGCCGCGCCCGCGGCGGAGAAGTCCGGGGGCACCACCCCGCTGATTCCCCAGTGGGCCGCGGTGGAGAACCTGCCGAACCCGATCAAGAGCTATATGACCGCCGTGTTGGGCGGTAAGTCCCCGGCCGATGCCGCCAAGGACATCGAGTCCGAGATCAACGCGCGACTCGCCAAGCAGTAA
- a CDS encoding carbohydrate ABC transporter permease gives MKRSLAGRVWPNATAAVLALGFVFPVYWMFSTAFKPTRDIITEDPVWFPVHGTLEHFATAVNAPDFWILAGNSVLVTVFAVGLSLVIALCGAFALTRMRFGGRKGILLTFMVAQMAPWEVMVISIYLIVRDADLLNSLLPLTFFYMLMVLPFTLLTLRGYVAAVPKELEESAMVDGCSRRQAFLKVVFPLLAPGLMATSLFGFITAWNEFPLVLVLNKEPAMGTLPLWLSQFQTQFGDDWGATMAAASIFAVPILVLFLFLQRKAVGGLTSGAVKG, from the coding sequence GTGAAGCGCTCTCTCGCCGGCCGTGTCTGGCCCAACGCGACGGCGGCCGTGCTCGCCCTCGGCTTCGTCTTCCCCGTCTACTGGATGTTCAGCACGGCCTTCAAGCCGACCCGGGACATCATCACCGAGGACCCCGTGTGGTTCCCCGTCCACGGCACCCTCGAACACTTCGCGACGGCCGTGAACGCCCCGGACTTCTGGATCCTGGCGGGGAATTCGGTGCTGGTGACCGTGTTCGCCGTCGGTCTCTCGCTGGTGATCGCCCTCTGCGGGGCGTTCGCCCTGACCCGGATGCGCTTTGGGGGGCGTAAGGGCATCCTGCTGACCTTCATGGTCGCCCAGATGGCTCCCTGGGAGGTCATGGTGATCTCGATCTACCTGATCGTCCGGGACGCGGACCTGCTCAACAGCCTGCTGCCGCTCACCTTCTTCTACATGCTGATGGTGCTGCCCTTCACCCTGCTGACGCTCCGCGGCTATGTCGCCGCAGTGCCCAAGGAGCTTGAGGAGTCCGCGATGGTCGACGGCTGCTCCCGCCGCCAGGCGTTCCTCAAGGTCGTCTTCCCGCTGCTGGCGCCCGGCCTGATGGCCACCTCGCTCTTCGGGTTCATCACCGCCTGGAACGAGTTCCCGCTGGTGCTGGTCCTCAACAAGGAACCGGCCATGGGCACCCTGCCGTTGTGGCTCTCGCAGTTCCAGACCCAGTTCGGGGACGACTGGGGTGCCACCATGGCCGCCGCCTCGATCTTCGCGGTCCCGATCCTGGTGCTCTTCCTGTTCCTGCAACGCAAGGCGGTCGGCGGTCTCACCTCCGGCGCCGTGAAGGGATAA
- a CDS encoding sensor histidine kinase has protein sequence MNDLVRQHTALSDTDLEWLHLLVSEWQLLSDLSFADLVLWVPTLDGTRYVSVAQMRPNTGPTSYQDDMVGHLVPRGRRPMLDSALDEGRIVREGDPEWREEVPVRVESIPVRREGRVLGVIARNTNLLTVRTPSRLELTYLQSASDLAQMIAAGTFPFPGQQVDMDASPRAGDGLIRLDAEGVVQYASPNALSAYHRLGLAADLVGHHLGQATAELAPARGPVDEALVKLASGWAPREFEVEGEDGVIQLRAIPLKPKGTHIGSLVLLRDVTELRRRERELITKDATIREIHHRVKNNLQTVAALLRLQSRRMDSEQGREALNEAVRRVGSIAIVHETLSQTLDERVEFDEIADRVLAMVAEISPGKVTTRRTGRFGILDAEVATPLSMVLTEVLQNALEHAFDQVERGVVEVGAVRGGSRTEPRLLVTVQDNGRGLPEGFDPHRAGNLGLQIVRTLVEGELGGKFDMVRAPERGTQVILDVPVRAEKQH, from the coding sequence ATGAACGATCTCGTACGCCAGCACACCGCTCTGAGCGACACCGACCTCGAGTGGCTCCATCTGCTGGTCTCGGAGTGGCAGCTGCTCTCCGACCTCTCCTTCGCCGATCTTGTGCTGTGGGTCCCCACCCTCGACGGCACCCGCTATGTCTCGGTGGCCCAGATGCGGCCCAATACGGGCCCCACCTCCTACCAGGACGACATGGTCGGCCATCTCGTTCCCCGCGGCCGCCGCCCGATGCTGGACTCCGCCCTGGACGAGGGCCGCATCGTACGCGAGGGTGACCCGGAGTGGCGGGAGGAGGTCCCGGTACGGGTCGAGTCCATCCCGGTACGCCGCGAGGGCCGGGTGCTCGGCGTCATCGCCCGCAACACCAACCTGCTGACCGTGCGCACCCCCAGCCGGCTGGAGCTCACCTACCTCCAGAGCGCTTCCGACCTCGCCCAGATGATCGCTGCCGGAACGTTTCCCTTCCCCGGCCAGCAGGTCGACATGGACGCCTCGCCGCGCGCCGGTGACGGGCTGATCCGGCTCGACGCGGAGGGCGTCGTCCAGTACGCCAGCCCCAATGCGCTCTCCGCCTACCACCGGCTCGGTCTCGCCGCCGACCTGGTGGGCCACCACCTGGGCCAGGCCACCGCCGAACTGGCGCCCGCCCGCGGCCCGGTGGACGAGGCGCTGGTCAAGCTCGCCAGTGGCTGGGCCCCCAGGGAGTTCGAGGTCGAGGGCGAGGACGGCGTGATCCAGCTGCGCGCCATTCCGCTCAAGCCCAAGGGGACCCACATCGGTTCACTGGTCCTGCTGCGCGATGTGACCGAACTGCGACGTCGTGAGCGGGAGCTGATCACCAAGGACGCCACCATCCGGGAGATCCACCACCGGGTGAAGAACAATCTGCAGACGGTCGCCGCGCTGCTGCGGCTGCAGTCCCGCCGGATGGATTCCGAACAGGGCCGCGAGGCGCTCAACGAGGCCGTGCGCAGGGTCGGTTCGATCGCGATCGTGCACGAGACGCTGTCCCAGACCCTCGACGAACGGGTCGAGTTCGACGAGATCGCGGACCGGGTGCTGGCCATGGTCGCGGAGATCTCCCCGGGCAAGGTGACCACCCGCCGTACCGGGCGCTTCGGCATCCTGGACGCCGAGGTGGCCACCCCGCTGTCGATGGTGCTCACCGAGGTGCTGCAGAACGCCCTGGAGCACGCCTTCGACCAGGTGGAGCGCGGCGTGGTCGAGGTCGGCGCGGTGCGTGGCGGGAGCCGTACCGAGCCGCGGCTGCTGGTCACCGTCCAGGACAACGGGCGCGGTCTGCCCGAGGGATTCGATCCGCATCGCGCCGGAAACCTGGGGCTGCAGATCGTACGGACCCTGGTGGAGGGGGAGTTGGGCGGAAAGTTCGACATGGTGCGGGCGCCCGAGCGCGGTACCCAGGTCATCCTCGACGTCCCCGTACGCGCCGAGAAGCAGCACTGA
- a CDS encoding SDR family oxidoreductase, whose protein sequence is MSALSGKTALVTGGSRGIGRAISERLAREGARVGVHYGRDGTAAKETVSAIEAGGGQAFAIQAELGVPGDAEALWAAFDEQAEGLDILVNNAGINKAADGTLKRIESVTAEDFDLLFAVNTKAPFFIAQQALPRLRDGGRIINTSTGLTRGAAKPELIAYAMTKGAIDVFTSTLAKDLGPRGITVNAVAPGAVNTDMNAAWLQGESNAEARQRVREISPLGRIADPTDIGDIVAFLASDDSRWVTGQWIDATGGALL, encoded by the coding sequence ATGAGTGCGCTCAGCGGCAAGACGGCACTGGTGACGGGAGGCAGCAGAGGGATCGGCCGGGCCATCTCGGAACGGCTGGCGAGGGAGGGCGCGCGGGTCGGTGTGCATTACGGCCGGGACGGGACCGCGGCCAAGGAGACCGTCTCGGCGATCGAGGCGGGCGGGGGCCAAGCCTTCGCGATCCAGGCCGAGCTGGGGGTGCCAGGAGACGCCGAAGCGCTGTGGGCCGCATTCGACGAGCAGGCCGAGGGCCTGGACATCCTGGTCAACAACGCCGGGATCAACAAGGCCGCCGACGGCACGCTGAAGCGGATCGAGTCGGTGACGGCGGAGGATTTCGACCTCCTCTTCGCGGTCAACACCAAGGCACCGTTCTTCATCGCCCAGCAGGCACTGCCCCGGCTGCGGGACGGCGGGCGGATCATCAACACCTCGACCGGACTGACGCGGGGCGCGGCCAAGCCCGAGTTGATCGCCTATGCCATGACCAAGGGCGCGATCGATGTGTTCACCTCGACGCTCGCCAAGGATCTGGGCCCGCGCGGGATCACGGTCAACGCGGTGGCGCCCGGGGCGGTGAACACCGATATGAATGCCGCATGGCTGCAGGGCGAGTCCAATGCCGAGGCGCGACAGCGGGTCAGGGAGATATCCCCGCTGGGCCGGATCGCCGACCCCACCGATATCGGCGACATCGTGGCCTTCCTCGCCTCGGACGACAGCCGTTGGGTGACGGGGCAGTGGATCGACGCGACGGGTGGCGCGCTGCTCTGA
- a CDS encoding DUF3311 domain-containing protein produces MTQSAASPDRRQVVTPTRVVAGICLIAPFVAMLWVSSYARIEPTFIGIPFFYWYQMLWVLISTALTTLAYKLVQREQRARKGGAAQ; encoded by the coding sequence ATGACACAGTCAGCCGCATCACCGGATCGCAGACAGGTCGTCACGCCCACGCGTGTGGTGGCCGGGATCTGCCTGATCGCTCCGTTCGTGGCGATGCTGTGGGTGAGCTCGTACGCCAGGATCGAGCCGACGTTCATCGGGATCCCGTTCTTCTACTGGTACCAGATGCTGTGGGTGCTGATCTCGACCGCGCTCACGACCCTCGCCTACAAGCTCGTGCAGCGTGAGCAGCGCGCCCGCAAGGGCGGTGCGGCCCAGTGA
- a CDS encoding WhiB family transcriptional regulator translates to MDWRHRAVCREEDPELFFPIGNTGPALLQIEEAKAVCRRCPVMEQCLQWALESGQDSGVWGGLSEDERRAMKRRAARNRARNASA, encoded by the coding sequence ATGGACTGGCGTCACCGCGCCGTTTGCCGCGAGGAAGACCCCGAGCTCTTCTTCCCTATCGGCAACACCGGTCCTGCGCTGCTGCAGATCGAGGAAGCCAAGGCCGTCTGCCGCCGCTGCCCCGTCATGGAGCAGTGCCTGCAGTGGGCGCTCGAGTCCGGCCAGGACTCCGGCGTCTGGGGTGGTCTGAGCGAGGACGAGCGCCGCGCGATGAAGCGCCGTGCAGCTCGCAACCGGGCGCGCAACGCCAGCGCCTGA
- a CDS encoding GntR family transcriptional regulator gives MDTDGGSSAESGGTRTARVPKYYRLKRHLLEITETLPPGTPVPPERTLAAEFDTSRTTVRQALQELVVEGRLERIQGKGTFVAKPKVSQALQLTSYTEDMRAQGLEPASQLLDIGYVTADDRLAGLLDIAAGGRVLRIERLRLASGEPMAIETTHLSAKRFPALRRNLVKYTSLYTALAEVYDVRLAEAEETIETSLATPREAGLLGTDVGLPMLMLSRHSLDAQGQPVEWVRSVYRGDRYKFVARLRRPTD, from the coding sequence ATGGACACGGACGGGGGCAGTAGTGCCGAGAGCGGCGGCACACGGACCGCACGGGTGCCCAAGTACTACCGCCTCAAGCGGCACTTGCTGGAAATCACCGAGACCCTGCCGCCCGGCACCCCGGTACCGCCCGAACGCACCCTCGCCGCGGAGTTCGACACCTCGCGCACGACGGTGCGTCAGGCCCTGCAGGAGCTGGTCGTCGAGGGCCGGCTGGAGCGCATCCAGGGCAAGGGCACCTTTGTCGCCAAGCCCAAGGTTTCCCAGGCCCTGCAACTGACCTCCTATACGGAGGACATGCGGGCCCAGGGCCTGGAGCCGGCCTCCCAGCTGCTGGACATCGGCTATGTCACGGCGGACGACCGGCTCGCCGGTCTGCTGGACATCGCCGCCGGCGGCCGGGTGCTGCGCATCGAACGGCTGCGGCTGGCCAGCGGCGAGCCGATGGCCATCGAAACCACCCATCTGTCGGCGAAGCGCTTCCCCGCCCTGCGCCGGAACCTCGTCAAATACACCTCCCTCTACACCGCGCTGGCCGAGGTGTACGACGTCCGTCTGGCGGAGGCCGAGGAGACCATCGAGACCTCCCTCGCCACCCCGCGCGAGGCCGGTCTGCTGGGCACGGATGTCGGACTGCCGATGCTGATGCTCTCCCGGCACTCGCTCGACGCACAGGGGCAGCCGGTGGAGTGGGTGCGCTCGGTCTACCGCGGCGACCGTTACAAGTTCGTCGCCCGGCTGCGCCGCCCCACGGACTGA
- a CDS encoding diacylglycerol/lipid kinase family protein, translating to MRALLVVNPAATTTSARTREVLTHALASDLKLEVAQTQYRGHARDLAQEATEGGETDLVVALGGDGTVNEVVNGLLAGDPDPDSHPRLAVVPGGSTNVFARALGLPNDVVEATGALLDALRDGSERTIGLGLAAGTPGSVDEGVPDRWFTFCAGFGFDAGVVGRVEQQRERGKRSTHALYVRQVVRQFLVEANRRPGALTLERPGGTEGTTESVEDLALAIICNTAPWTYLGNRPIYPSPDASFDTALDLFALSKLSPPAVARYATQLLTSTPQRGPHGKHALSLHDLTNFTLHSQVPLPFQMDGDHLGLRTSVTFTGVRRALRVIV from the coding sequence ATGCGCGCACTTCTCGTGGTCAATCCCGCAGCAACCACCACCAGTGCCCGCACCCGTGAAGTACTGACCCACGCACTCGCCAGCGACCTCAAGCTGGAGGTCGCACAGACCCAGTACCGCGGGCACGCCCGTGATCTTGCCCAGGAGGCCACCGAGGGCGGGGAGACCGACCTGGTCGTGGCGCTCGGCGGCGACGGCACGGTCAACGAGGTGGTCAACGGGCTGCTGGCCGGCGACCCCGATCCGGACTCCCACCCCCGGCTGGCGGTCGTCCCCGGCGGCTCCACCAATGTCTTCGCCCGTGCCCTCGGCCTCCCCAATGACGTCGTGGAGGCAACCGGCGCCCTGCTGGACGCGCTGCGCGACGGGAGCGAGCGCACCATCGGCCTCGGCCTGGCCGCGGGCACCCCGGGCAGCGTGGACGAGGGCGTACCGGATCGCTGGTTCACCTTCTGCGCGGGCTTCGGTTTCGACGCCGGCGTCGTCGGCCGGGTGGAGCAGCAGCGCGAACGCGGCAAGCGTTCGACCCACGCCCTGTACGTGCGACAGGTCGTACGGCAGTTCCTGGTCGAGGCGAACCGCCGGCCGGGCGCCCTCACCCTCGAACGCCCGGGCGGGACCGAGGGCACCACGGAGTCCGTCGAGGACCTGGCGCTGGCCATAATCTGCAACACCGCGCCGTGGACCTACCTGGGCAACCGTCCGATCTACCCGTCCCCCGACGCCTCGTTCGACACGGCCCTGGATCTGTTCGCACTGAGCAAGCTCTCGCCGCCCGCAGTGGCCCGGTACGCCACCCAGTTGCTGACGTCAACACCCCAGCGCGGGCCCCACGGCAAACACGCCCTCTCACTTCACGACCTCACGAACTTCACCTTGCATTCGCAGGTTCCCCTGCCCTTCCAGATGGACGGCGACCACCTGGGACTGCGTACGAGTGTGACGTTCACAGGCGTACGCCGTGCACTGCGTGTGATTGTGTGA
- the nagB gene encoding glucosamine-6-phosphate deaminase: protein MEVVIVPDAVAGGELIAEAIATLVRRKPDALLGVATGSTPLPIYEALAAKVRSGAVDASRARICQLDEYVGLPAGHPESYRSVVLREVVEPLGLGEQSFMGPDGAAEDVQAACEAYDRALREAGGVDLQLLGIGTDGHIGFNEPCSSLASRTRIKTLTQQTREDNARFFDSLAEVPHHVITQGIGTILEARHLVLLATGEGKADAVAHAVEGPVAALVPASALQLHPHATVVVDEAAAAKLKLADYFRATYAAKPAWQGL, encoded by the coding sequence GTGGAAGTTGTCATCGTTCCGGATGCCGTGGCGGGCGGCGAGCTGATCGCGGAGGCCATCGCCACCCTGGTGCGCCGTAAGCCCGACGCGCTGCTCGGTGTGGCCACCGGCTCCACCCCGTTGCCCATTTACGAGGCGCTGGCGGCGAAGGTCCGGTCCGGTGCGGTGGACGCCTCACGGGCGCGCATCTGCCAGCTCGACGAGTACGTCGGACTGCCGGCCGGGCACCCCGAGTCCTACCGTTCGGTGGTCCTGCGCGAGGTGGTCGAGCCACTCGGCCTCGGTGAGCAGTCCTTCATGGGCCCCGATGGTGCGGCCGAGGATGTCCAGGCCGCCTGCGAGGCGTACGACCGTGCGCTGCGCGAGGCGGGCGGTGTGGACCTCCAGCTGCTCGGTATCGGCACGGACGGGCACATCGGCTTCAACGAGCCCTGCTCGTCGCTCGCTTCGCGTACCCGTATCAAGACGCTGACCCAGCAGACCCGGGAGGACAACGCCCGGTTCTTCGACAGCCTCGCCGAGGTGCCGCACCACGTCATCACCCAGGGCATCGGCACCATCCTGGAGGCCCGCCATCTGGTGCTGCTCGCCACGGGCGAGGGCAAGGCCGACGCGGTGGCCCATGCCGTCGAGGGCCCGGTCGCCGCACTGGTCCCGGCCTCAGCACTGCAGCTGCACCCGCATGCGACGGTCGTCGTGGACGAGGCCGCCGCCGCCAAGCTGAAGCTCGCCGACTACTTCCGCGCCACCTACGCGGCAAAGCCGGCCTGGCAGGGCCTCTAG
- a CDS encoding TetR/AcrR family transcriptional regulator — MATKETKQRGRPRSFDRETALEQAVRSFWERGYEATSISDLTRAMGISAPSLYAAFGDKRALFDEVVVEYGRLYGGFLSRAVAEEPTARRGVERALREAAAEYTLPGRPRGCLVISAALNISPASAEVADSLREMRLTNVRAIAAAIRADIASGELPPDTDAGALAAFIGAVIQGMSQQARDGAERTELEAIAELALKAWPRKAGGASR; from the coding sequence ATGGCGACCAAGGAGACGAAACAGCGCGGGCGGCCCCGGTCCTTCGACCGCGAGACGGCCCTGGAGCAGGCGGTCCGGTCCTTCTGGGAGCGGGGCTACGAAGCCACCTCGATCTCCGACCTCACCCGCGCCATGGGCATCAGCGCCCCGAGCCTCTACGCCGCGTTCGGCGACAAGCGGGCCCTGTTCGACGAGGTCGTGGTCGAGTACGGGCGGCTCTACGGAGGCTTCCTCTCCCGCGCCGTGGCCGAGGAGCCGACCGCCCGCCGGGGCGTCGAAAGGGCGCTGCGCGAGGCCGCCGCCGAATACACCCTGCCCGGCCGCCCCCGCGGCTGCCTGGTCATCAGCGCCGCCCTGAACATCTCGCCCGCCTCGGCCGAAGTCGCCGACTCCCTGCGGGAGATGAGGCTGACGAACGTCAGGGCGATCGCCGCCGCCATCCGTGCGGACATCGCCTCCGGTGAGCTGCCCCCTGATACCGACGCCGGCGCCCTGGCCGCCTTCATCGGCGCCGTCATCCAGGGGATGTCCCAACAGGCGCGCGACGGTGCGGAGCGGACGGAGCTGGAGGCGATCGCCGAGCTGGCGCTCAAGGCGTGGCCGCGGAAGGCGGGCGGGGCGTCCCGCTGA